From one Azospirillum ramasamyi genomic stretch:
- a CDS encoding DUF4159 domain-containing protein: MLGLGPIAFAAPWVLTALAALPVLWWLLRVTPPAPRAVQFPAIRLLRDLTAQEETPARTPWWLLLLRLIVAALIILALAGPLLNPRAALPGGGPLLLVVDNGWAAGRDWPTRKRMMDELIAQAERQERPVILLPTAPAADGQPIHASAVLPAAEARRLAQALAPLPWPTDRAAALEALKAVEAQANGRGSIHAVWLSDGVGDGRAAALAAGLQRLGSADVLDDSTERPPHLLLPPSSEGTVLTARVVRADPSRPEPVTVRLTAADGRLLTRQTVAFEPGQKMREVRLDVPTELRNDAAALRVEGDTTAGATVLLDERWRRRPVGLVSGRSEGESQPLLSDLYYLERALSPYNEVRRGDTLDLLKRDLAVLILSDIGALTGSEVQDIEDWVKKGGVLLRFAGPRLAQHADTLVPVRLRIGDRALGGALSWSEPARLQPFPAKSPFEGLAIPADVQVNRQVLAEPALDLADRTWARLADGTPLVTSQKRGDGWIVLVHTTANPDWSNLPLSGLYVDMLRRLVALSGGVTGTAATTSLDPVEVLDGTGRLVPPPPTAFPIAGNAGADVIGPRHPPGFYGTDDARRALNLSSAVTTIDPLPPMPAGIGRGGFGSRGEVPLKPLLLAAALALLSIDLLIALALRGLLRMPSLRRGAGGASAAILLAAAIAAAPQPVRAQDQDNAIKVTAETYLAYVQTGDSGVDDTSRAGLEGLVSVLGLRTAVEAAGAVGVDPERDELAFYPLLYWPVSDRQRPLSDQARQRVNEYMRNGGTILFDTRDQAPGGGSGALQRLVEGLDIPPLAPVPQDHVLRKSFYLLTDFPGRQAGGQLWIEAREGPANDGVSSVVIGGNDWASAWAVSRNGQPMYAVIPGGERQREMAYRFGVNVVMYALTGNYKADQVHVPAILERFGQ, from the coding sequence ATGCTGGGTCTCGGACCGATCGCCTTCGCCGCCCCCTGGGTCTTGACCGCACTGGCTGCCCTGCCGGTCCTGTGGTGGCTGTTGCGCGTCACGCCGCCGGCGCCGCGCGCGGTCCAGTTCCCGGCCATCCGCCTGCTGCGGGACCTGACCGCGCAGGAGGAGACGCCGGCCCGCACGCCCTGGTGGCTTCTGCTGCTGCGCCTGATCGTGGCGGCGTTGATCATCCTGGCGCTGGCGGGGCCGCTGCTGAACCCGCGGGCGGCGCTGCCGGGCGGCGGGCCGCTCCTGCTGGTCGTCGACAATGGCTGGGCCGCCGGCCGCGACTGGCCGACGCGCAAGCGCATGATGGACGAACTGATCGCCCAGGCCGAGCGCCAGGAGCGCCCGGTCATCCTGCTGCCCACCGCGCCGGCGGCCGACGGCCAGCCGATCCATGCCAGCGCCGTCCTGCCCGCCGCCGAGGCCCGCCGGCTGGCCCAGGCGCTCGCCCCCCTGCCCTGGCCCACCGACCGCGCCGCGGCGCTGGAGGCGCTCAAGGCGGTCGAGGCGCAGGCGAACGGTCGCGGCTCCATCCATGCGGTGTGGCTGAGCGACGGTGTCGGCGACGGCCGTGCCGCGGCGCTCGCCGCCGGGCTGCAGCGCCTCGGCTCCGCCGACGTGCTCGACGATTCCACCGAACGCCCGCCGCACCTGCTGCTTCCGCCGTCGAGCGAGGGCACGGTGCTGACCGCCCGCGTCGTCCGCGCCGACCCGTCCAGGCCGGAGCCGGTGACCGTCCGCCTCACCGCCGCCGACGGCCGGCTGCTGACCCGCCAGACCGTGGCCTTCGAGCCCGGCCAGAAGATGCGGGAGGTGCGGCTGGACGTGCCCACCGAACTGCGCAATGACGCCGCGGCCCTGCGGGTGGAGGGAGACACCACCGCCGGCGCCACCGTGCTGCTGGACGAGCGCTGGCGCCGCCGCCCGGTCGGGCTGGTTTCCGGCCGGTCGGAGGGGGAAAGCCAGCCGCTGCTTTCGGACCTCTATTACCTCGAGCGTGCCCTGTCGCCCTACAACGAGGTGCGGCGCGGCGACACGCTGGACCTGCTGAAGCGCGATCTCGCGGTGCTGATCCTGTCCGACATCGGCGCCCTGACCGGCAGCGAGGTGCAGGACATCGAGGATTGGGTGAAGAAGGGCGGCGTGCTGCTGCGCTTCGCCGGGCCGCGTCTGGCCCAGCATGCCGACACGCTGGTGCCGGTGCGGCTGCGCATCGGCGACCGTGCGCTGGGCGGCGCCCTGTCCTGGTCGGAGCCGGCGCGGCTGCAGCCCTTCCCGGCCAAGTCGCCCTTCGAGGGGCTGGCGATTCCCGCCGATGTGCAGGTCAACCGGCAGGTCCTGGCCGAACCGGCGCTGGATCTGGCCGACCGCACCTGGGCGCGTCTGGCAGACGGCACGCCGCTCGTCACCTCGCAGAAGCGCGGGGACGGCTGGATCGTGCTGGTCCACACCACGGCCAACCCGGACTGGTCGAACCTGCCGCTATCGGGCCTGTATGTCGACATGCTGCGCCGGCTGGTGGCGCTCAGCGGCGGCGTGACGGGCACCGCGGCGACCACCTCGCTCGACCCGGTCGAGGTGCTGGACGGCACCGGCCGGCTGGTGCCGCCGCCGCCCACCGCCTTCCCCATTGCCGGCAATGCCGGCGCCGACGTGATCGGGCCGCGCCACCCGCCGGGCTTCTATGGGACCGACGACGCCCGCCGCGCCCTGAACCTGTCCTCCGCCGTCACCACCATCGACCCGCTGCCGCCCATGCCGGCCGGCATCGGCCGCGGCGGCTTCGGCAGCCGGGGCGAGGTTCCCTTGAAGCCGTTGCTGCTGGCCGCGGCGCTGGCCCTGCTGTCCATCGACCTGCTGATCGCGCTGGCGCTCCGCGGCCTGCTGCGCATGCCCAGCCTGCGCCGCGGGGCCGGCGGCGCGTCGGCCGCGATTCTGCTGGCGGCCGCAATCGCCGCCGCGCCGCAGCCGGTGAGGGCGCAGGATCAGGACAACGCGATCAAGGTGACGGCGGAAACCTATCTCGCCTATGTCCAGACCGGCGACAGCGGCGTCGACGACACCTCCCGCGCCGGGCTGGAGGGGCTGGTCAGTGTGCTCGGCCTGCGCACGGCGGTGGAGGCGGCGGGAGCGGTCGGCGTGGATCCCGAGCGGGACGAACTGGCCTTCTATCCCCTGCTCTACTGGCCCGTCTCGGACCGGCAGAGGCCGCTGTCGGATCAGGCGCGCCAGCGGGTGAACGAGTACATGCGCAATGGCGGCACCATCCTGTTCGACACCCGCGACCAGGCGCCGGGCGGTGGTTCCGGCGCCCTGCAGCGTCTGGTCGAGGGGCTGGACATCCCGCCGCTGGCTCCGGTGCCGCAGGACCATGTGCTGCGCAAGTCCTTTTACCTGCTGACCGATTTCCCCGGACGGCAGGCCGGCGGCCAGCTGTGGATCGAAGCGCGGGAGGGGCCGGCCAATGACGGCGTCTCCTCCGTCGTGATCGGCGGCAACGACTGGGCCTCCGCCTGGGCGGTCAGCCGCAACGGCCAGCCGATGTACGCGGTCATTCCCGGCGGCGAGCGCCAGCGCGAGATGGCCTATCGCTTCGGCGTGAATGTCGTGATGTACGCCCTGACCGGCAATTACAAGGCCGATCAGGTCCATGTGCCCGCCATCCTGGAAAGGTTCGGCCAGTAA